A window of Diabrotica virgifera virgifera chromosome 9, PGI_DIABVI_V3a contains these coding sequences:
- the LOC126891856 gene encoding uncharacterized protein LOC126891856: MFGFNFLDDYLLARKKALTAETTSDLNTDTEAGNKRRRKKKIISSSSESDENDEPTEHASNRKQFKVTKMPTPPIWTNDMAEMVDELTVSNTPSQTGNSSTPCFTPGQVHHDRNMGPGSKSNYTTTSFINNIQIITS; this comes from the exons ATGTTTGGTTTTAATTTTTTAGATGATTATTTACTTGCTAGAAAAAAAGCTCTTACGGCTGAAACTACTAGTGACCTTAATACAGATACAGAGGCGGGTAATAAAAGACGTAGAAAGAAGAAAATTATATCCTCTTCTTCTGAATCTGATGAAAATGATGAACCTACGGAACATGCATCAAATAGGAAGCAATTTAAAGTTACTAAAATGCCTACCCCACCAATTTGGACCAACGACATGGCTGAAATGGTAGACGAGTTAACTGTTTCGAACACACCAAGTCAAACAGGCAATAGTTCTACCCCCTGCTTTACCCCTGGTCAAGTTCATCATGATCGTAACATGG GTCCAGGTTCGAAAAGCAATTACACCACAACATcttttattaacaatattcaaattaTTACATCATaa